One part of the Persephonella sp. genome encodes these proteins:
- a CDS encoding creatininase family protein, with amino-acid sequence MLLENMSYVEVEAYLVEKDTIIIPIGSTEQHSPYGIIGTDFITAEAIAREVGRRLDILVAPTITYGMSQHHMGFKGTVTLSPETMISMVKDIVNSFLEHGFRRIVFINGHGGNIEPVKTAFSQLKYENKKGIFEIISWFLLPEVQEIERDIFEDKNGYHATPSEISITKFLRPDAFKTKPTEKKRITKNKIYFPLSAEEFKKAYPDGRMESAPWLAKEKYGKLIMEEAIRVISRKVRDIQKIKIL; translated from the coding sequence ATGCTTCTTGAGAACATGTCTTATGTTGAGGTTGAGGCTTATCTTGTTGAGAAAGATACGATAATCATTCCGATAGGTTCAACAGAGCAACACAGTCCATACGGAATAATAGGAACAGACTTCATCACCGCAGAAGCGATAGCAAGGGAGGTTGGAAGAAGACTTGATATTCTTGTTGCCCCAACAATAACATACGGAATGTCCCAGCACCACATGGGATTTAAAGGAACAGTGACCCTTTCTCCTGAAACAATGATCAGTATGGTAAAGGATATTGTAAACTCATTTTTAGAACATGGTTTCAGAAGGATAGTATTTATCAACGGACACGGGGGAAATATAGAGCCTGTAAAAACAGCCTTTTCCCAGCTGAAATATGAAAACAAAAAAGGGATTTTTGAGATAATATCATGGTTTTTACTTCCTGAAGTTCAGGAGATAGAAAGGGATATATTTGAGGACAAAAACGGCTACCATGCAACACCTTCAGAGATATCTATAACAAAGTTTTTAAGACCTGATGCTTTCAAAACAAAACCTACAGAGAAAAAGAGGATAACAAAAAATAAGATATACTTCCCCCTATCAGCAGAAGAGTTCAAAAAGGCATATCCAGACGGCAGAATGGAATCAGCCCCCTGGCTTGCAAAGGAAAAATATGGAAAATTAATAATGGAAGAAGCCATCAGGGTAATATCCAGAAAAGTAAGAGATATTCAAAAAATCAAAATCCTGTAA
- a CDS encoding helix-hairpin-helix domain-containing protein: MSKLFNHNLIDVQIRFTFFIVLISVFVGLFRFVPYKGADPDILRIDVNKAGFDQLISVPYIGIKNAEKIIKIREEKGKITDLKQLKNLRYYKRFKYFLKVE; the protein is encoded by the coding sequence TTGAGTAAGCTGTTTAACCATAATCTTATAGATGTCCAGATAAGATTTACCTTTTTTATTGTTCTTATTTCTGTGTTTGTCGGTTTGTTCCGGTTTGTCCCGTATAAAGGTGCAGACCCTGACATACTGAGGATAGACGTTAACAAAGCAGGATTTGATCAGCTTATATCAGTCCCCTATATAGGCATAAAAAATGCGGAAAAGATAATAAAAATCAGAGAAGAAAAGGGAAAAATAACAGATTTGAAACAGCTGAAAAATCTGAGATACTATAAAAGGTTCAAATACTTTCTGAAGGTGGAGTGA